The following coding sequences are from one Lolium rigidum isolate FL_2022 chromosome 6, APGP_CSIRO_Lrig_0.1, whole genome shotgun sequence window:
- the LOC124667829 gene encoding probable E3 ubiquitin-protein ligase RZFP34 isoform X1, translated as MAAVQLESVAAQHAKDKLNVEIFPQGPLVDGKDTSRVKGSSPDDYERLEKGLMQYGCAHYRRRCRIRAPCCNEVFDCRHCHNESKNSIKTDVIRRHELSRHEVQQQVICSLCGTEQEVGQICISCGVCMGKYFCEVCKLFDDDISKQQYHCHGCGICRIGGRENFFHCSKCGCCYSTVLKNSHACVEGAMHHDCPICFEYLFDSTNGVSVLPCGHTIHENCLKEMEEHCQFVCPLCSKSVCDMSKAWERLDMELARLSDSWDDKMVRILCNDCGAISEVHFNLIAHKCLSCKSYNTRQI; from the exons ATGGCTGCTGTGCAACTCGAGTCTGTTGCTGCTCAACATGCGAAGGATAAGCTAAATGTGGAGATATTTCCCCAAGGCCCTTTAGTTGATGGAAAGGACACATCCAGGGTCAAAGGTTCTAGCCCTGATGATTATGAGAGGTTGGAGAAGGGATTAATGCAGTATGG GTGTGCACATTACCGAAGGAGATGCCGCATTCGTGCACCATGCTGCAACGAGGTTTTTGATTGCCGGCACTGCCACAATGAATCAAAG AATTCGATTAAAACTGATGTGATTAGGCGGCATGAACTTTCACGTCATGAAGTGCAACAG CAGGTCATATGCTCATTATGTGGTACTGAACAAGAG GTGGGGCAAATATGTATCAGCTGTGGTGTATGTATGGGAAAGTATTTCTGTGAAGTGTGCAAGCTCTTTGATGATGAT ATCTCAAAACAGCAGTATCACTGCCATGGTTGTGGAATATGTAG AATTGGTGGCAGGGAGAATTTCTTTCACTGCTCAAAATGTG gATGCTGTTATTCTACAGTGTTGAAGAACAGCCATGCATGTGTTGAAGGAGCAATGCATCATGACTGTCCAATCTGCTTTGAG TATTTGTTTGATTCAACAAACGGTGTGTCTGTCTTGCCGTGTGGTCATACAATTCATGAGAACTGCTTGAAAGAAATGGAGGAGCACTGCCA ATTCGTATGCCCGCTCTGCTCCAAGTCAGTATGTGACATGTCAAAGGCATGGGAGAGACTGGACATGGAACTAGCAAGACTGTCAGACTCCTGGGATGATAAAATG GTTCGCATATTATGCAATGATTGTGGGGCAATATCGGAGGTGCATTTCAACTTGATTGCCCACAAGTGCCTGAGTTGCAAGTCATACAACACCCGACAGATTTAA
- the LOC124667829 gene encoding probable E3 ubiquitin-protein ligase RZFP34 isoform X2, giving the protein MAAVQLESVAAQHAKDKLNVEIFPQGPLVDGKDTSRVKGSSPDDYERLEKGLMQYGCAHYRRRCRIRAPCCNEVFDCRHCHNESKNSIKTDVIRRHELSRHEVQQVICSLCGTEQEVGQICISCGVCMGKYFCEVCKLFDDDISKQQYHCHGCGICRIGGRENFFHCSKCGCCYSTVLKNSHACVEGAMHHDCPICFEYLFDSTNGVSVLPCGHTIHENCLKEMEEHCQFVCPLCSKSVCDMSKAWERLDMELARLSDSWDDKMVRILCNDCGAISEVHFNLIAHKCLSCKSYNTRQI; this is encoded by the exons ATGGCTGCTGTGCAACTCGAGTCTGTTGCTGCTCAACATGCGAAGGATAAGCTAAATGTGGAGATATTTCCCCAAGGCCCTTTAGTTGATGGAAAGGACACATCCAGGGTCAAAGGTTCTAGCCCTGATGATTATGAGAGGTTGGAGAAGGGATTAATGCAGTATGG GTGTGCACATTACCGAAGGAGATGCCGCATTCGTGCACCATGCTGCAACGAGGTTTTTGATTGCCGGCACTGCCACAATGAATCAAAG AATTCGATTAAAACTGATGTGATTAGGCGGCATGAACTTTCACGTCATGAAGTGCAACAG GTCATATGCTCATTATGTGGTACTGAACAAGAG GTGGGGCAAATATGTATCAGCTGTGGTGTATGTATGGGAAAGTATTTCTGTGAAGTGTGCAAGCTCTTTGATGATGAT ATCTCAAAACAGCAGTATCACTGCCATGGTTGTGGAATATGTAG AATTGGTGGCAGGGAGAATTTCTTTCACTGCTCAAAATGTG gATGCTGTTATTCTACAGTGTTGAAGAACAGCCATGCATGTGTTGAAGGAGCAATGCATCATGACTGTCCAATCTGCTTTGAG TATTTGTTTGATTCAACAAACGGTGTGTCTGTCTTGCCGTGTGGTCATACAATTCATGAGAACTGCTTGAAAGAAATGGAGGAGCACTGCCA ATTCGTATGCCCGCTCTGCTCCAAGTCAGTATGTGACATGTCAAAGGCATGGGAGAGACTGGACATGGAACTAGCAAGACTGTCAGACTCCTGGGATGATAAAATG GTTCGCATATTATGCAATGATTGTGGGGCAATATCGGAGGTGCATTTCAACTTGATTGCCCACAAGTGCCTGAGTTGCAAGTCATACAACACCCGACAGATTTAA
- the LOC124668627 gene encoding FCS-Like Zinc finger 10-like, which yields MDNCTDQNLAPRGTGFFRAPGLFVRLSNKGLNAVDPDSVWSPTSPLDFKNLPSNTVNTNLKASGLQGIEADLKLRTCSPRVGLGLVDALTANESSLHFGGKNSFLESIRPFLELALPKVATDASGQKTGSTGAAMNGVTGFAQCEDEEYTCVIQHGPNPRTTHILGGETVEVSKGVRSNRPIFSIEPISEQSWPSMPADGVTSGLCSYCRRRLRQDRDMYMYMGEKAFCSNECRKCCIEEEIEEVEELMMLDSGNCAALN from the exons ATGGACAACTGCACCGACCAGAACCTTGCACCGAGGGGCACTGGATTCTTCAGGGCCCCTGGCCTGTTTGTGAGGCTAAGCAACAAAGGCCTAAATGCAGTAGACCCTGACTCAGTCTGGAGCCCAACCTCGCctctggatttcaagaatctgccATCAAACACTGTGAACACCAATCTTAAGGCCTCAGGGTTACAAGGTATTGAAGCTGATCTGAAGCTCAGAACTTGCTCTCCCAGAGTTGGTCTCGGTCTCGTCGATGCCCTCACAGCCAACGAGAGCTCGTTGCACTTTGGGGGCAAGAACTCCTTTCTTGAATCCATTAGACCATTTCTTGAGCTTGCGTTGCCAAAGGTGGCTACCGATGCATCTGGTCAGAAGACCGGTTCGACTGGTGCCGCCATGAACGGGGTTACAGGCTTTGCTCAGTGTGAAGACGAAGAGTACACCTGCGTGATCCAGCATGGCCCGAACCCGAGGACGACGCACATTCTCGGAGGCGAGACAGTGGAGGTGTCCAAGGGTGTTCGTTCCAACAGGCCAATTTTCAGCATTGAGCCTATCAGCGAGCAGTCATGGCCGTCGATGCCAGCTGATGGTGTCACTTCTGGTTTGTGCTCCTACTGCAGGAGGAGGCTGCGACAGGACAGGGACATGTACATGTATAT GGGCGAGAAGGCGTTCTGCAGCAACGAGTGCAGGAAGTGCTGCATTGaggaggagatcgaggaggtggaggagcttaTGATGCTGGATTCTGGCAATTGTGCTGCTCTGAATTGA